DNA from Prinia subflava isolate CZ2003 ecotype Zambia unplaced genomic scaffold, Cam_Psub_1.2 scaffold_53_NEW, whole genome shotgun sequence:
GGCCTCCGACTCCTCGTCCATCATCGCAGCCAAGGGCTGGAAGGCAGAGGGACCCCTCAGAGGGTGCAGAATTGGGGGCTGGGGGTTTAgtgaggtgctggcactgccgtGGCAGGAATTTGGCGAGAGCCCGAGCCCACACTCACGTTCTTCTTGTCGTCCTGCCCCTTCTTGCGCTCCTTGTTGGCCATGATGACGCCCGTCCGCAGCGTCTCGAACACGGGGTCGCTCCTGTTTGCTGCGGGAATGGTGAGGGAGGGGTCAGGGATAGGACACGAGGGGTTGGGACACCCcagggtggggacagaggggacaggggcacCCCAGCACGGGGAGTTACCGAGCTGGTCCTTGGTGCCGGCGAGCTGCTGGTCGCTGTAGAGGGGGGAGCTGTACGCCCGGCGGAAcccggggggctgcaggggagaggggggGTCGGAGCATCAGCCACCCCCGGGACCCACGGACCCATCAGAGCTGGGGGGACCCCGAGAGGGACATGCAGGGGTCCCCCTCAAAGCCAGGGAATGACGGGGGGGCCGAGGTGGGCAGGAGGTGGGGGTGGCACTCACGATCTTGCCGAAGCAACGCTGCATCTCCACGTAGGACTGGCAGTGGTGGTGGATGTTGGTTTTGCAGTTCTTGCACCTCAGGCCAAATTTGTTGTTGACTGGCAGTGGCGGGttggaaaggagagggaatgTGACACTGCAGCTGTGAAAGGGCCgggacagagccctgggcagccttggcccccagccccagccgtgcccccagccccagccgtGCCCGTGGCCCCCAGccgtgcccccagccccagccgtGCCCgtggcccccagccctgcccgtggcccCCCAGCCGTGCCCgtggcccccagccctgcccgtggcccCCCAGCCGTGCCCGtggccccccagccctgcccgtggcccccagccccagccgtGCCTgtggcccccagccctgcccgtggcccccagccccagcagtgcccgtggcccccagccctgcccgtggcccCCCACCCCCCTCAGGACTCACGGACGATCATGCGGGCGCAAACGTCGCAGAATTTGGGCTTTTTGAAGTAATGATCTTTGAACTTGTGGGGTTTGTCGTTAACGAGTTTCTCGGGTTCGGGAGGGGGCTcgggctcctcctcctcttcctcctcttcgTCATCCTCGTAGATGTAGTAGATGGGTCCCCCCGAGGGGCTGACCAGCTCCCCGTTGGGCTGCGGCTCCGGCGCCGGCTCCTCCTTCGCTTTCCGCTGGAAAAGTTGCTTcagcttctgcagctgctgggcaggagaggaCGGGGGGTGTGTGGTGGTGTGGGGGAGACAGGAGGGCAGAGACCCCCGTGCCTCCACCCAGAGACCCCCTCCACAAGCAGGAGACTCCAGGGATGCTCTGAAGAGGGGGATCCTCCTCCCAGTCCCGTGAAGTCTCCACAAAAGAGGAAACTGCGGCTCCTGAGCACCTCACGGCTGTGGGCACTCCAGGGAAATGCCAAGCTGGGAAATGCCCACCCAACACCCATCAGGGACCCGCCAGGCCTCCCAAAGCCTCCCGGGGCTGCGGCAGGATGCTGATGGAGAGGGGGCTTCCCCCACCCACCCAAACTGCCCTGTGGGCACCCACTTACCCGGCTCTTGGGTTTCCCACCTGAAGCAGGTGAAGCTGGTGGCTCTGGCACCTCCTTCTCTGTCATGCTGCAAGGGGAAGAGACAGGGATGGCGttggctggggcagctccagctgcaggagctgaagtGGTCAGACCCTGCTGGGTGGGCAGcgcctccccttcccctgcccgtCCAGCAGCCCTGGCGAGGGCTGGTTCTGTCTCGGGGACCCCCGGGTCACTCCCACcgcccaccctgcagcccctgccccagccaggccTGGTTCTGTCTCGGGGAACCCCCGGGGTCACTcccactgcccaccctgcagcccctgccccggccAGGGCTGGTTCTGCCAGGGGAATCCCCCGGGTCACTCCCACTGCCCAccccgcagcccctgccccggccAGGCCTGGTTGTGTCTCGGGGAGCCCCCGGGTCACTCCCACTGCCCAccccgcagcccctgccccggccAGGGCTGGTTCTGTCTCGGGGAGCCCCCGGGGTCACTCCCACcgcccaccctgcagcccctgccccggccAGGGCTGGTTCTGTCTCGGGGAGCcccccagggccaggctggaggaggtCGGTGCCCAGCCCAGAGCGTGGCACATCTGCTGGCCCAGGGAGTGCCAAGCGCTGCGAGCTGGCCCCTGGGCTACCTGCATGTGCCCACCTCAGCCTGGGCATCTCCATCTCCCCGTGAAATGCAAACGGTGCCACCCTCGGCCCCTCAGGTGAGCACACGGGTGACACTGATGGGCATCACCCGCCTTTCTGCTGCCACCggggcaggacctgctcccGCATCCCCCAAACCATCCCGGTGCCACCTCTGACAGCCCTCCCCGCACTTCCACCCAGACCTGGCTATTTTTGGTGAAACccaccccccaaacccctccagccCCCGTGGAAACCAGCCAGGAAAACCATCAGGAAGCAGCAATGGGAAcggggagagctgcaggaacgGGGCACCCCAAGGCCCCGCAGCACCGGGGGGAcccagggtgggcacagcaAGGAGGGGCACACACGGGGCACTTACCCTGTGCTCGGAGCTCTCGTCCTGCGCTGAAGAAGCCCCCGAAGGGCGGCCGGTGCCGGGGCCCCGTTGGCcgcagagcccccagccctccGTGCGGGGACCGCCCCGGGCCGGTGGCGAGCGGAGTGACAGGGCAGAGGGGGACCGGGCCGGTGGCGAGCGGAGTGACAGGGCAGAGGGGGACCGGGCCGGTGGCGAGCGGAGTGACAGGGCAGAGGGGGACGACAGCTGAGCGGTGGCGGGGGCTGACGCCGGGAAATTGGAGCCCCGGCGTGCGCCGGGCGGCAGCGGGCGGAGGAGGCAGCGGCTATTTGCGTTGGTGGGTTGCTGGGCGTGCCAGGGCCCCCCCCAGCCCGGCCTGGGACAAAGAAGGAaccgggcactgccagggctccgGGGAATTGGACACGGGAGGGttccaggagctgggcacaCCGAAGGCTTCAGCTTCAGTGtctgctttgctctgtgctggaggctCCGGGGgttctgtgggcagcagggcgGCACTGGGGTCTCTCATGGTCTCTCACACCCGCTGGCaccaaatcctgctgggatggctctgctgggatggctctgctgggatcccactgctgccaccGTGGCCAGGGACAAGGGCATGGGGTTAAtgggcacccatgggtgccttaggtccctgcctggctggaggTGGCAGTGAGTACAACAACTAACTTGTACTTTAATTAATACAGAATTACATTACCATGTGAAGCACAATCGCAATGGGGAGTAGAATATAAATGGATTTAatagaaatagatttttaattagagtcatttattatatatgtatgtttaaGTTATATTTTAGTAATTTGTTAATATTAAGACAAACTTTTGTATAGTTTTAGTTTAAGTATAGTCTGTGTGGTTTAGTTTAAGTGTAGGTTAAGTATTGTTCAGTTAAATTATGTTAGGCACAAGCCTGGGGTGGGAGCTCCTCCCTTCCTGGCAGCTCTTACCTGTGTGAAAGcacctgcccagggagggtgggaccatcctgccactgccacaggctttggctgtgccaccccaaatcctgtccccacctgcacctgccagctccaggtgctgcccCTGTCAGCAGGAATATGAATTTTCCTGGCAGAGCCACTCCACGCCCTCATTCCTGCCCTGGAATTCCACAGCTGGATGGACCTGGCAGCCGGGAGAAGAGGCCACGAACGTGTCAGGGGAGTCCAGCCCGATCCAAATGCTCTGATCCCAGCCTGGGATCCCCACTTTGGCACACCAGGGACATGCCAAGCTcgggggcaggacagggcacgATCATCCCCTTGCTGTCCCCAACACAAAGCCCCCAGTCCCCAGCAGAGAACTGGAAGTTACATTCAAGTGATGGacaattctcctttttttttttttttttttgttgttttatttaaaaacaaccccccccaaaataaaaataaaaccaaaaattccccccccctcccccagcaaAATAATAATCCGATTAAATAAAATGTGCAGTGAACATACCAATCAACACCTGTATGTGCGGTCCAACACAGTGCTTAAACAAAACCATAGACACAGGGGAGGGGGGCGGGCACGGGCGTCActccaaaaataataattaaaaaaaaaaaaaaaattaaaaaaaaaatcaacttctCGTCTCTTAATTATGTTCATATAAATATATCAAGGAAGGAGGGCGAGAGGAAGGGAGGGCGGGAGGAGAAGAGGCCCAGGGAGTGCCCGGTGCCCACGGGTGCCCTACTGGGAGCTGGCCCGCTCCAGCACCCGCAGGTCGTAGTTCTTTTTGGCCACGCGCAGTTTGAAGCGGCTGAGGGAGTTGTTGAGGCGCAGGGAGGCGTTTTGGGCGGCCAGCGGGCTGGGGAACACGGCCACGATGGTGTATAAGGCAGCGAGGTCACTGTGCCTGCCGTTCTCCGGAGTCCCGCTGTtgtccccgccgccgcctcctccgtCCCCGCGGCGCCCCTGAGTCTCTTTGAGCCACTGGATTTTGGCACCGGCCATGGCCAGCTGGGTGAAGAGCTTGTCGGCCTCTGTCCGTGTGATGCCCTCGGGCAGATCTGTCACCTCCAGCACCCGGCCCAGCACTGCGGGGAAGGAGCCGCTGTCACCGGTAGGGTCCCGCCCTGGAGCTCCCACCTCTCCcggcccaggagctgccctcagagcaggaattttttcttttaaggcaGTCACTTCCCCCCCAAAGCACCCCCAGCTGCTCCCGggaatgccccatccctgtgcccacaATGCTGCTTTTGCTTCAGGAGGAGATGTGGGGTTGTTTCCCAGTGTCCCACGGCTAAGGGACACCAAATCCTCCTGGTGTCCCTTTGGATAGCCGGGCAGTTCAGGCTTCACCAGGGgctctgttctgttttcctcaAGTACCAGGACTGGGAGCCAAGGCCATGCTCCCACCCTGACCCTGGGAGGGAGAATGGCTGCGCTCCTGGAGGATGGTGGCACTGGGTGTGTCCTGCCTGGTGgtccccaaatccctctgcagctcctggcccctGCCTGGTAGCacccaaatcctgctcctggCCCCTGCCTGGTGGTCCCCaaatttctgcagctcctggctcctccTTGTGGTCCTCAaatctccctgcagctcctgcctctcccctaTCCCTGCCTGGTGGTCCCCAaacctctctgcagctcctggctccccCCTATCCCTGCCCCAAaacccctctgctgctcctggcctcTGCCTGGTGGTCCCCaaatcttcctgctgctcctggcccctGCCTGGTGGTCCCTaaatttctgcagctcctggctcctccTTGTGGTCCCCAaatctccctgcagctcctggctccgACCTTTGTCTCAGCCCTGTGgtcccccaaacccctctgcagctcctggctctcccCTATCCCTGTCCCATGgcccccaaatccctctgctTGCTCCTGGCTCCAGTTCCAGCCCAGTGGTACCCAAatccttctgcagctcctggcccctGCCTGGTGGTCCCCAaatctccctgcagctcctggctctcccttatccctgccccaaacccctctgcagctcctgactCTCCCCTATCCCTGCCCCACggcccccaaacccctctgcagctcctggcccctGCCTGGTAGCacccaaatcctgctcctggCCCCTGCCTGGTGGTCCCTaaatttctgcagctcctggctcctccCTGTGGTCCTCAAATCTcgctgcagctcctggctccagTTCCAGCCCAGTGGTACCCAAatccttctgcagctcctgaccCCTGCCTGGTGgtccccaaatccctctgtAGCTCCTGGCCCCTGCCTGGTGGTCCCCAaaacccctctgcagctcctggctctcccctatccctgccccaaacccctctgcaaactcctggccccagccctggctctgggcttagcagagctgctgcagggattcTTTGCTAATATTAACGTGGCACGTAGGGACCATGCCAGGGGCAGGCAGCCTTAAAgggcccctgcagccctgcagctgctggtggtgacACTGAGGTGACAAAGGAGACAAGCCTGGGGTCTCCAGAGGGTCAGTGAGGGCTGCTCCATCCAAGCCGTGGGTCACTCAAGGACCCAGTGGAGACACCCTGGGCATGGGTGGAGAGAAAAGATTCACTGGAACCCTCAGCCCTCAAAGCCACCCTGGGACATCCCAAATCTCAGAGATGAGGCCCTCAAGCTG
Protein-coding regions in this window:
- the STAC3 gene encoding LOW QUALITY PROTEIN: SH3 and cysteine-rich domain-containing protein 3 (The sequence of the model RefSeq protein was modified relative to this genomic sequence to represent the inferred CDS: inserted 2 bases in 1 codon; deleted 1 base in 1 codon), which translates into the protein MRDPSAALLPTEPPEPPAQSKXQTLKLKPSVCPAPGTLPCPIPRSPGSARFLLCPRPGWGGPWHAQQPPTQIAAASSARCRPAHAGAPISRRQPPPPLSCRPPLPCHSARHRPGPPLPCHSARHRPGPPLPCHSARHRPGAVPARRAGGSAANGAPAPAALRGLLQRRTRAPSTGMTEKEVPEPPASPASGGKPKSRQLQKLKQLFQRKAKEEPAPEPQPNGELVSPSGGPIYYIYEDDEEEEEEEEPEPPPEPEKLVNDKPHKFKDHYFKKPKFCDVCARMIVLNNKFGLRCKNCKTNIHHHCQSYVEMQRCFGKIPPGFRRAYSSPLYSDQQLAGTKDQLANRSDPVFETLRTGVIMANKERKKGQDDKKNPLAAMMDEESEATKPVGSKAEGGASEGDKKAEKSPTDDKSKKLQPGGFMQSHYFVALYRFKALEKDDLDFPPGEKITVVDDSNEEWWRGKIGEKIGYFPPNFIIRVRAGERVHKVTRSFVGNREIGQITLKKDQIVVQKGEEVNGYVKVFTGRKVGLFPVDFLEEI